A part of Aegilops tauschii subsp. strangulata cultivar AL8/78 chromosome 2, Aet v6.0, whole genome shotgun sequence genomic DNA contains:
- the LOC109734249 gene encoding pathogenesis-related genes transcriptional activator PTI5-like, with protein MSMRRLGAADFRGVRERRSGVFSSEISFGEKRLSLGTFDTAEEAARAYDAAAWRLRRPRWDMNFPDVSTSQCAQDLAHLPRLFTDEDRRDNRRRHRRLAIAEMDVEAMAEWRERFPQDIVNERQFYRQRRTEREARRKE; from the coding sequence ATGTCGATGCGCCGCCTGGGCGCTGCTGATTTCCGCGGAGTCCGCGAGCGCCGCTCCGGCGTCTTCTCCTCCGAAATCTCGTTCGGCGAAAAACGGCTCAGTCTCGGCACCTTCGACACCGCAGAGGAGGCGGCCCgtgcgtacgacgcggcggcgtggcgcctccggcgGCCTCGTTGGGATATGAATTTCCCTGATGTGTCGACGAGCCAGTGCGCGCAGGATCTCGCGCATCTCCCGCGGCTtttcaccgacgaggatcgtcgtgaCAACCGGAGGCGGCACCGTCGCCTAGCGATCGCGGAGATGGACGTGGAAGCCATGGCGGAGTGGCGCgaacgcttcccgcaggacatcgtCAACGAGCGCCAGTTTTACAGGCAACGGAGGACGGAGAGGGAGGCGAGGAGAAAGGAGTGA